The Diorhabda sublineata isolate icDioSubl1.1 chromosome 9, icDioSubl1.1, whole genome shotgun sequence nucleotide sequence TGAACATCAGATAAGTACAACAAGCTTTCATCTTCGACCAATATCAGAAATATGATCCCCTGTTCACTATCTCTTGCTGTCTACACAATAATCACACTATCTATGGCTATACTATCaaacatttattatgaaaaatgtactCTCCAAAGTATACGGGGTTTGTTCCGCCGTGGCAATTTTACTATAacgcaatttttttcataccatAGTCTTCGTGTACGTGTAAAGTTTTTAATTGTCCACACTTAACAACTTATAACAGCTTATACTGCACAAAAATTGACacaagattttttttagttattggCCAAAAATGTCAGTATGATGAACATTGTATAGATGGCGCTTACTGTAAACAGCAACAAATCTGCGAATGTAAAACTCATCTCGTGCCTAACGAAGACAATACAGAATGTTCACGTAAGTATTATATGATATGCTATATTCAATGCAATAGCAACATTCTTTGTGTGATTTATGATACTTCCATATCTTTTCTTTCTAATTCTGACATACCACTATTTAACTACATTTAAATATACTGAAGTTTACTCAACAGTTTTAACATGTGaccttaataaaatttatcattctTTATTACACGCCTAGAAAGAATCATTTCCAGTATTAACGtgaaagtaaaatttaattgaCCATCATCTATAGTTTTTTTGATTTACAGAAGCAAATAGGCGATGAATAAATTACTAATGTCGACAATAATATAGTCTTgtgttattttgattaaaaaaataacaaataagacAGTACAACCTCTACCACCATTTATATAATGgaattatttgtctttattttagaaaattgaatgaattgtaTCATAAAGGGTGTATACTTTTAATAGAaggggaaattcaaagtttcattatcaacttaaatgaaaattaatacaTAGAAAATGCCTGTGGTAGTTGATGTGAAAGacattaaaaacatattataaaaaagttgtttttaacAATCACACTTATAGAGGTTCAATATACACTataaggtaaaaaaaataaggatatGATAGGGGTCGTGGCGATCAAGGTTGGCAAGTATGACGTTAGAAATTTGTCTAATAATAGAGTTCATTATAATAGTATCAGGGCgcttaaatatttttctctttcaaGAATAGTATATGTTGTGTTATGTACTCTCATAAAAcgcccaaattttttttcaactccaTTATTAACAACTTCAGAAAATAAACATAGCAACCTTGTTCAGCACGACCTCTATCTTGTcgttattttttactttttagttttatttttttttaaatatattattttttactttttagtctTGTTAATGTATTATACTTTATCggagaaaaatagtaaatcaaaatatattcacaTAGTTCACGTGATTAGAGTTTAAACGCCGAGCATGTAATATGacgaaagaagaaataaattgcGGATTAATACAgcagattaataatataaattataaataattatgcacaattattaatacataaatatacaatttaaatGTGAAAGGTGAACGGCCAAAATATGGAACAcgtccatttaaaaatttaaaatatgtgtattgaaacattaaaataaaatcttcattttttaccTCAACATATTTTCTTATTGCCCATCAGATGACATTGAGCTTCCATTgtcatcaatatttataataagggGCACAACCTGCACATCAATGACAATGTCTATATTCTACATTTTGGTTTCAATCTTTACTTGAACACGTCAAATAATCTTTTTCCACTTATCACATATAATTCTCTGAATAGCTTTCTAAGAAAAATCTTTTCAACGATAAAGAAATTCATTCatgttttatagttttaaagATAGCCTTTGATCTAAGAAGAGAAGATATAGTAACTGTAAGGAGAGGCCAATCAACATGAACTTGTTAGATTTGATCACACACAAACAGGTGACACTAAATGACATAAATTCATAATTCGTTTAGATTGGTTGAGTTCTGCCTTCTTAGGTTAGATTATCCGTAATTTGAAGACGCAGGAATTGACTATGATGTAGGTGTGAATTGATCTCCCATTATTATCAAAcctatttgtatataaaaaaatttttacctcACAATATTCTATCATaaatttaaacttgaaaaatatatgtcAAGTCAcaataatatatgtatatatatatatatatatatatatatatatatatatatatatatatatatatatatatatatatattgaactTAAAACTAGAAGACTGTTTAttgtagaagaatttgttaAAAGTAGCAGATTATATGAACAAActcattatttcaataaagttCCAATTGTTTCAGATTCATCAAGGAGTTCGGCAaccaaatatacaattttacCTGTAATAGTATTAGTGtacttaaaattatatttatgtataggctgataaaataaaattataataggAAACTTTTGTCACCGTCTTAATTATTGATCCATCCttacaaaattctttataaatgaacatttttttatttttaaattgttctcCAATAAATTATCGAATGTGTATATTTGTTACCATATATAACGTAGAGGTGACacaattttaattagaaaaataacacttgttttttgttattatgaaaacagtcaattaatcaaattttgatgtttctctTTTCGCGTTTTTCAGTTACCAGTTATAGAATTTAcaaggaaatataaaaattgtaacatgCAGCTTTATTCAAGTTATGTATAACTTAGGAAGGAAGGAGTAACGTaacaaaactaatatttttgtaaaatacaaagaaaaacaactttttattagaTCATCAATGAAGCTATTTATTTTTGGGTGGAAAATGGTGAAACTTTATTTGTCCCATCCTTGGCTAAACCTAATATAATGTAATGTCGTTTATTGTAATAAGACTTGTTTAGAACTTTATACACTTTATTTAATAAAGACTTCACATGTTTTTCAGACAGTAACTCTAATTTTATTACGTGCATTGTCATACTCCGACTACTACTCGGCATACCTGAAGAAGTACCTTGTTTCTTATCGATATTTATTCCACTAAAATTTTTTCCCACACTGTTGGTGACTTTGACTCTAATAATTGTCTTCTTTGGTATTATCATTTGATAAAGTCGGTTTATTATTTAAGTATACATTTGGAGCAAAAGACACACTCGGATTAGGATAATActtcaaaacaattttcattttcattcactGTACCTCATTTTTGTAAAATGAACGACGAGCTGCTTCTCAACAAGTTGGTTCGGGAACGACCAGTTCTTTACAATATGAAAGACTCCCAAGTTTTCACGATGCCGTTCATATTTGGACACGCACCGTATTTCCCCCTTTAGTTTACAAAGAACTTCGTCAgccgatattttttttcacgttatttcACAGCACGGATATGTGTGAATCGACCTTTATGTTGTACAAGTATATAGTTTGCACCAAATATGAGTTGTAATTCATGCAACTATTTTACCTTCTTGCCACAAcctattatattcattttttacaaaGACCTCTTCATTTTCAGAGAATAACTCAATTTTTCCAAGGATGTTAAGCTGAAGATGTTTTTGCGTTTTGGACAAACGCTTTAACAAACTGTTTCTTGTTTTAgtaccaattttaaaaattggcTTTTATGGAGACAAAACCCTGTGGAACTAGAATGTTTTCTAAGCgattcaaaattgtattttcactCATTTGACTTTCCccttcaaaaaaaatattgctttTTTTAATCCTTTTTTGACTGTTTGGACACCCTTTTCTCCTAATCCATTACTCTGAGGATGTTTAGGAGATATTCTAATGAACTTAATAGAACTTAATGAACCAATAGAATGACAAAAAGATGTCAACTCTTAAGAATTTCTGGAAGGCGGTCCGTTATCTGAGAATAGTGGAACAGATAAcccaaaaactgaaaatatttgctataatttcaaaatcaattctTTAATATTTGTGCCTCCTTCAGTGTTACTTGACtaatatcaaaaaagtaaaactgtttaatttcaaaaaaatcgatatttattatgtataagTTATGAGGTGTAGTGGGTTAGGTTAGGCCAGTGGGCCATGGAAGAAGTACACCTTGATTTGTGAAGTTATGCATTTGCTGACACCCAGATTTATGAACTTCCCTCTTCGTTTATTCCAGGCTACCAACAATATGATCTTATTAGCATTTTGGCTATAACAATACCAATGTGCTGCTCATGACATAAACTAAGAAAATCAGCTTGTAACCGTTTTGAAATTATGACTATATTGTCGACTAATAAACAACCATTGTCAACAGAAAgttccaattttattttaaaatgcagttttaaattttcatcagTTATAGAATTTAGCCACCCTGTTAGAGTCAAATTAAGAGCTTTTGATAAAGTTATTTATagcaatatttataaaagtaataGCAATATAGAAGAAATACCGTCTTCCTTTACATCATCACATTTAGACTAACTGCCTAAACCAAGATATATCACTTAATTTGGGGTTGAATGGTTTCAATACTGCTAATTAATGACATGACtgaagaaaacttttatttaaattttagtttaaactGCACgagaatttttttcacttttattgcAATCCGAATCTAGCGCAACAATTTGACCTTGGATGAAAGctgcaaatatttataattgtagttcGTTTCCGCTATCGGTTGATACTAACTAAACTTAGTCTACCAAACTAACTGTCGTCTATTGTAATAAGACtcttgtttataattttatacacaGTTTTATTAATCAAAGACTACAAGTTCTTCAGacaataattctaattttattaagtGCAGTGTCACACTCACGCTCCCTCCCTGTGTTCCTTATTCTAAATACTAAAATAGCTGGTCTGGATTTTAAATACATTGCATGTAATTTTCTTCTTATGAAAATAAGGTATATAAACAAATCTTGTGTATGTAAATAACGCTATGAAAGAGTTATGAATCAAGAAATAACTCATGAAAAGAATTGAGTAGCCTTTTGTCTAATGGATAACTCCAAtgatttaaaatgtttattcagCAATTACATATAGTCG carries:
- the LOC130448859 gene encoding uncharacterized protein LOC130448859 isoform X1, translating into MQCNSVVAAVSVSLLGLFVCFTYAWKEGELNDPCTVVGECRHWAYLCSRNRTCQCISPYYRPNKYWDKCVGIIGQKCQYDEHCIDGAYCKQQQICECKTHLVPNEDNTECSLPIVSDSSRSSATKYTILPVIVLVYLKLYLCIG